The Streptomyces cynarae genome contains a region encoding:
- the rpsJ gene encoding 30S ribosomal protein S10 produces the protein MAGQKIRIRLKAYDHEVIDSSAKKIVETVTRTGASVAGPVPLPTEKNVYCVIKSPHKYKDSREHFEMRTHKRLIDILDPTPKTVDSLMRLDLPAGVDIEIKL, from the coding sequence ATGGCGGGACAGAAGATCCGCATCCGGCTCAAGGCCTACGACCACGAGGTCATCGACTCCTCGGCGAAGAAGATCGTCGAGACGGTGACCCGTACCGGTGCGTCGGTCGCGGGCCCGGTGCCGCTGCCCACTGAGAAGAACGTGTACTGCGTCATCAAGTCGCCGCACAAGTACAAGGACTCGCGCGAGCACTTCGAGATGCGCACGCACAAGCGCCTGATCGACATCCTCGACCCGACCCCCAAGACCGTTGACTCTCTGATGCGACTCGACCTCCCGGCCGGTGTCGACATCGAGATCAAGCTCTGA
- the tuf gene encoding elongation factor Tu, which translates to MAKAKFERTKPHVNIGTIGHIDHGKTTLTAAITKVLHDAYPDLNEATPFDNIDKAPEERQRGITISIAHVEYQTESRHYAHVDCPGHADYIKNMITGAAQMDGAILVVAATDGPMPQTKEHVLLARQVGVPYIVVALNKADMVDDEEILELVELEVRELLTEYEFPGDDVPVVQVSALKALEGDPKWTQSVLDLMNAVDTSIPEPERDVDKPFLMPIEDVFTITGRGTVVTGRIERGVLKVNETVDIIGIKPEKTSTTVTGIEMFRKLLDEGQAGENVGLLLRGIKREDVERGQVIIKPGSVTPHTEFEAQAYILSKDEGGRHTPFFNNYRPQFYFRTTDVTGVVTLPEGTEMVMPGDNTEMKVELIQPVAMEEGLKFAIREGGRTVGAGQVTKIVK; encoded by the coding sequence GTGGCGAAGGCGAAGTTCGAGCGGACTAAGCCGCACGTCAACATCGGCACCATCGGTCACATCGACCACGGTAAGACGACCCTCACGGCCGCCATTACCAAGGTGCTGCACGACGCGTACCCGGACCTGAACGAGGCCACCCCGTTCGACAACATCGACAAGGCTCCTGAGGAGCGCCAGCGCGGTATCACCATCTCCATCGCGCACGTCGAGTACCAGACCGAGTCGCGTCACTACGCCCACGTCGACTGCCCGGGTCACGCGGACTACATCAAGAACATGATCACCGGTGCGGCGCAGATGGACGGCGCCATCCTGGTGGTCGCCGCCACCGACGGCCCGATGCCGCAGACCAAGGAGCACGTGCTCCTGGCCCGCCAGGTCGGCGTGCCGTACATCGTTGTCGCCCTGAACAAGGCCGACATGGTGGACGACGAGGAGATCCTGGAGCTCGTCGAGCTCGAGGTCCGTGAGCTCCTCACCGAGTACGAGTTCCCGGGCGACGACGTTCCGGTCGTCCAGGTCTCCGCTCTGAAGGCGCTCGAGGGCGACCCGAAGTGGACCCAGTCGGTCCTGGACCTCATGAACGCCGTCGACACCTCCATCCCGGAGCCCGAGCGTGACGTCGACAAGCCGTTCCTGATGCCGATCGAGGACGTCTTCACGATCACCGGTCGTGGCACGGTCGTCACCGGCCGTATCGAGCGCGGTGTCCTGAAGGTCAACGAGACCGTCGACATCATCGGCATCAAGCCGGAGAAGACCTCCACCACGGTCACCGGCATCGAGATGTTCCGCAAGCTGCTCGACGAGGGCCAGGCCGGTGAGAACGTCGGTCTGCTGCTCCGCGGCATCAAGCGCGAGGACGTCGAGCGCGGCCAGGTCATCATCAAGCCGGGCTCGGTCACCCCGCACACCGAGTTCGAGGCGCAGGCCTACATCCTGTCCAAGGACGAGGGTGGCCGCCACACGCCGTTCTTCAACAACTACCGCCCGCAGTTCTACTTCCGTACGACGGACGTGACCGGCGTGGTGACCCTCCCCGAGGGCACCGAGATGGTCATGCCGGGTGACAACACCGAGATGAAGGTGGAGCTCATCCAGCCCGTCGCCATGGAGGAGGGCCTCAAGTTCGCCATCCGTGAGGGTGGTCGGACCGTGGGCGCCGGCCAGGTCACCAAGATCGTCAAGTAA
- a CDS encoding ATP-binding protein produces MNQEIAESAVQLDCAVRNFSVLLSSTPRGARLARLLATEQLRTWGLPLEAPGHVVAELAANAVTHGRVPGRDFRLMLYVVADTLRIEVTDTRCERLPQLRQPTSGSESGRGLVLVDALADRWGVREDRFPRKTVWAELRCSEPEPVPTGSGGEGDPHPKNSGEK; encoded by the coding sequence GTGAATCAGGAAATCGCCGAATCCGCCGTCCAACTCGACTGCGCCGTCCGCAACTTCAGCGTGCTGCTCTCCTCCACCCCGCGCGGAGCCCGTCTCGCCCGTCTGCTCGCCACCGAGCAACTGCGTACCTGGGGACTCCCGTTGGAGGCGCCGGGCCATGTCGTCGCCGAGCTGGCGGCCAACGCGGTCACCCACGGCCGGGTACCGGGGCGCGACTTCCGGCTCATGCTCTACGTGGTCGCCGACACCCTTCGCATCGAAGTGACCGACACCCGCTGTGAACGGCTCCCCCAGCTCCGACAGCCGACCTCCGGCTCCGAGTCCGGCCGGGGCCTGGTCCTCGTGGACGCACTCGCGGACCGCTGGGGCGTACGGGAGGACCGCTTCCCGCGCAAGACCGTATGGGCGGAACTGCGCTGCTCAGAGCCGGAACCCGTCCCCACGGGCTCCGGTGGCGAAGGCGATCCCCACCCAAAGAACTCCGGGGAGAAATGA
- a CDS encoding DUF397 domain-containing protein has protein sequence MIRKTATGDASEKAWFKSSYSSGPEGDSCVEIAIAPHTVHVRDSKNVGGPQLTLKPDAWTGFVQYASGS, from the coding sequence ATGATCCGCAAGACCGCCACCGGGGACGCCTCCGAAAAGGCGTGGTTCAAGAGCAGCTACAGCAGCGGCCCGGAGGGCGACTCCTGCGTCGAGATCGCCATAGCCCCGCACACCGTCCACGTCCGCGACTCCAAGAACGTCGGCGGCCCCCAGCTCACCCTCAAGCCGGACGCCTGGACCGGCTTCGTGCAGTACGCCTCGGGAAGCTGA
- a CDS encoding glycosyl hydrolase 115 family protein: MSVSRRAVLGAGVAAVPVLSSGFAWATGGELRVTDPGAYISFTGGAFSLVGAPVVVSGADHPGVVRGAGDLRDDIERVTGVRPGSTIAREAVLIGTIGGSPLIDGLVASGKLDVTGVRGRWETSLQTVVEQPMPGVERALVIAGSDPRGTIFGTYDVSYGIGVSPWYWWDDVPPVRRERVYVLPGRYTQGTPAVKYRGIFINDENPALGTWAPAYFGPGKAPGFPGGFNADFYAKVFEVLLRLKGNYLWPAVWGRAFAEDDPENHRRAAEYGIVMGTSHEAPMMRGIEEWNRHATPAVRDSSGAIVTPGHDPYGGTGEWSYRRNADAVKAYWRAGIQRMVDQGFEGVVTLGMRGNGDTSLPDGDGIELMQEIITEQRKIIEDVTGKPAAETPQVWTLYKEVQRYWDRGLRAPDDVTVVLTDDNWGNIRKHPDPGERTRSGDYGLYYHFDYVGAGRNYKWVDTANLRNVWDQLHQAHAYGNHGLWVANVGDLKGNELPTEFFLNYAWNPGSRPLERLGEWERSYARQNFGEAQSGEIASVLAAYGQLQARRKPELLNRRITVVDGRVVYDDQQTPFYFAHRELERVTQEWKGLAREADRIARRLPAGVQDAWFELVGYEVQATANLYAMREAEFTNLLYAAQGRAATNALAAQAQTGLEKDLALADRFNSQVANGKWEGFQTQPHIDYGDVERYGPSAGWQQPEKDDVALPDVLFPAVRRIEVPSGAELGVAVDGSQDAEAWWPGGRPGDPVLPVFSPYQTRPQQYVEIFNRGRTPFPYRIGTSAPWLRVDRPSGRVEQQVRTEVRVDWSRLPEGRSEASLTVSGAGASVTVHCVAEKPSPRGLRGFVEAGGYVAIDAEHHDRAVGEWRRIDGIGRTGAGMTPWPVTSPRRSPGGSSPRLEYEVTLLTPGQVTVWAYVSPRNPALPTGGLSYAVSFDEDAPRTVGINVGADDGALNTTWARNTSDNVNRTATQHLIAAAGVHRLKFWTVDPTVVLQRLLIDTGGLPETYLGPLESRRL, encoded by the coding sequence ATGTCTGTCAGCCGCAGGGCGGTGTTGGGCGCGGGGGTCGCCGCGGTGCCGGTGCTGTCGTCCGGGTTCGCGTGGGCGACGGGCGGGGAGTTACGGGTGACCGACCCGGGGGCGTACATCTCCTTCACGGGCGGCGCCTTCTCCCTGGTCGGTGCCCCGGTGGTGGTGAGCGGCGCCGATCACCCCGGGGTGGTACGGGGGGCGGGCGACCTGCGCGACGACATCGAGCGCGTCACGGGCGTACGGCCGGGCTCGACGATCGCCCGGGAGGCCGTGCTGATCGGGACGATCGGAGGCAGTCCGTTGATCGACGGGCTGGTGGCGTCCGGGAAGCTCGATGTGACCGGCGTGCGCGGCAGGTGGGAGACGTCGTTGCAGACGGTGGTCGAGCAGCCGATGCCGGGAGTCGAGCGGGCCCTTGTCATCGCGGGCAGCGACCCGCGCGGCACGATCTTCGGGACGTACGACGTCTCGTACGGCATCGGTGTCTCGCCGTGGTACTGGTGGGACGACGTACCGCCGGTGCGCCGGGAGAGGGTGTACGTGCTGCCGGGCCGCTACACGCAGGGGACGCCGGCGGTGAAGTACCGCGGGATCTTCATCAACGACGAGAACCCCGCACTGGGGACATGGGCGCCCGCGTACTTCGGCCCCGGCAAGGCGCCGGGCTTCCCCGGCGGCTTCAACGCGGACTTCTACGCGAAGGTGTTCGAGGTCCTGCTGCGGCTGAAGGGGAACTACCTGTGGCCGGCGGTGTGGGGCCGGGCCTTCGCGGAGGACGATCCGGAGAACCACAGGCGGGCCGCGGAGTACGGGATTGTCATGGGCACATCCCACGAGGCGCCGATGATGCGGGGCATCGAGGAGTGGAACCGCCACGCGACGCCGGCCGTGCGGGACTCCTCCGGCGCGATCGTCACTCCCGGCCACGACCCGTACGGCGGGACGGGTGAGTGGTCGTACCGGCGCAACGCTGACGCGGTCAAGGCGTACTGGCGGGCCGGGATCCAGCGCATGGTGGACCAGGGCTTCGAGGGCGTGGTCACGCTCGGCATGCGCGGCAACGGCGACACGAGCCTGCCGGACGGCGACGGCATCGAACTGATGCAGGAGATCATCACCGAGCAGCGCAAGATCATCGAAGACGTGACGGGCAAGCCGGCGGCCGAGACCCCACAGGTGTGGACGCTGTACAAGGAGGTGCAGCGCTACTGGGACCGCGGCCTGCGCGCACCGGACGACGTCACGGTGGTCCTGACGGACGACAACTGGGGCAACATCCGCAAGCACCCCGATCCGGGGGAGCGAACCAGGAGCGGGGACTACGGCCTCTACTACCACTTCGACTACGTGGGCGCGGGCCGCAACTACAAGTGGGTCGACACGGCGAACCTGCGCAACGTCTGGGACCAGCTCCACCAGGCGCACGCATACGGCAACCACGGGCTGTGGGTGGCGAACGTGGGAGACCTCAAGGGCAACGAGCTCCCGACCGAGTTCTTCCTGAACTACGCCTGGAACCCGGGCAGCCGGCCGCTGGAACGGCTGGGGGAGTGGGAGCGGAGCTACGCGCGGCAGAACTTCGGCGAGGCGCAGTCAGGGGAGATCGCTTCCGTGCTGGCGGCGTACGGACAACTCCAGGCTCGCCGCAAACCGGAGCTGCTGAACCGCCGGATCACGGTCGTGGACGGCCGGGTGGTGTACGACGACCAGCAGACGCCGTTCTACTTCGCGCACCGGGAGCTGGAGCGGGTGACGCAGGAGTGGAAGGGGCTGGCGCGCGAGGCGGACCGGATCGCGCGAAGGCTGCCCGCCGGGGTGCAGGACGCGTGGTTCGAGCTGGTGGGCTACGAGGTGCAGGCGACGGCGAACCTGTACGCGATGCGCGAGGCGGAGTTCACCAATCTGCTGTACGCGGCGCAGGGCCGGGCGGCGACCAACGCGCTCGCGGCGCAGGCCCAGACGGGCCTGGAGAAGGACCTCGCGCTCGCCGACCGCTTCAACTCCCAAGTGGCGAACGGCAAATGGGAGGGCTTCCAGACACAGCCGCACATCGACTACGGGGACGTGGAGCGCTACGGCCCGAGCGCGGGCTGGCAGCAGCCGGAGAAGGACGACGTGGCGCTGCCGGACGTGCTGTTCCCGGCGGTGAGGCGGATCGAGGTGCCGTCGGGGGCGGAACTGGGCGTGGCGGTGGACGGCTCGCAGGACGCGGAGGCGTGGTGGCCGGGCGGGCGGCCGGGCGACCCGGTGCTGCCGGTGTTCAGCCCGTACCAGACCCGGCCGCAGCAGTACGTCGAAATCTTCAATCGCGGCCGTACGCCGTTCCCGTATCGCATCGGGACATCGGCGCCCTGGCTGCGGGTGGACCGCCCGAGCGGCCGGGTCGAGCAGCAGGTGCGGACGGAGGTGCGGGTGGACTGGTCGAGGCTGCCGGAGGGCCGGAGCGAGGCTTCGCTGACGGTGTCCGGCGCGGGAGCCTCGGTGACGGTCCACTGTGTCGCGGAGAAGCCGTCACCGAGGGGCCTGCGGGGCTTCGTGGAGGCGGGCGGATACGTGGCGATCGACGCGGAGCACCACGACCGCGCGGTGGGGGAGTGGCGCCGCATCGACGGCATCGGCCGCACGGGTGCCGGAATGACCCCCTGGCCGGTCACGTCCCCGCGCCGCAGCCCGGGAGGCTCCTCGCCCCGCCTGGAGTACGAGGTGACGCTGCTGACGCCGGGCCAGGTCACGGTGTGGGCGTATGTCTCACCGCGCAATCCGGCGCTGCCGACGGGCGGACTGAGCTACGCGGTGTCCTTCGACGAGGACGCACCTCGGACGGTCGGCATCAACGTGGGCGCCGATGACGGCGCACTGAACACCACCTGGGCACGGAACACCTCGGACAACGTCAACAGGACGGCCACGCAGCACCTGATCGCGGCCGCCGGTGTCCACCGCCTGAAGTTCTGGACGGTGGACCCGACGGTGGTGCTGCAACGTCTGCTGATCGACACGGGCGGGCTGCCCGAGACGTATCTCGGGCCGCTGGAGAGCCGGCGCCTCTGA
- the rplC gene encoding 50S ribosomal protein L3: protein MAKQIKGILGEKLGMTQVWDENNRVVPVTVVKAGPNVVTQVRTNDVDGYESVQIAFGEIDPRKVNKPLKGHFAKADVTPRRHLVEIRTADASEYTLGQEITAEVFEAGVKVDVTGQSKGKGFAGVMKRHNFKGLGAGHGVQRKHRSPGSIGGCATPGRVFKGVRMAGRMGNERVTTQNLTVHAVDAEKGLLLIKGAVPGPNGGLVLVRTAAKGA from the coding sequence ATGGCTAAGCAGATCAAGGGCATCCTGGGCGAGAAGCTCGGTATGACGCAGGTGTGGGACGAGAACAACCGTGTTGTTCCGGTCACCGTCGTCAAGGCCGGCCCCAACGTCGTCACCCAGGTCCGTACGAACGACGTCGACGGCTACGAGTCGGTCCAGATCGCCTTCGGCGAGATCGACCCGCGCAAGGTGAACAAGCCCCTCAAGGGCCACTTCGCCAAGGCCGACGTCACCCCCCGTCGTCACCTCGTCGAGATCCGCACCGCGGACGCCTCCGAGTACACGCTCGGCCAGGAGATCACCGCTGAGGTGTTCGAAGCCGGTGTGAAGGTCGACGTCACCGGCCAGAGCAAGGGCAAGGGCTTCGCCGGTGTCATGAAGCGTCACAACTTCAAGGGCCTCGGCGCCGGTCACGGCGTTCAGCGCAAGCACCGCTCGCCCGGTTCCATCGGTGGCTGCGCCACCCCGGGTCGTGTGTTCAAGGGCGTCCGCATGGCGGGCCGCATGGGCAACGAGCGCGTCACCACCCAGAACCTGACCGTCCACGCCGTTGACGCGGAGAAGGGTCTGCTGCTCATCAAGGGCGCGGTTCCCGGTCCGAACGGCGGCCTCGTCCTGGTCCGCACCGCGGCCAAGGGGGCCTGA
- a CDS encoding alpha/beta hydrolase family protein, translated as MENATAAPVPGLSRRSALSGLAGAAGALLAAGCTAADTSSGHRPVAGASASATAGAPAPGAMTLFSDPEFNFSGLLALGAAGQRSSEVGEVLTAVNAINKAGLSAQTYVQTFRNLGDELMKAPEGSGPDRETRRFRALRASQYYAQALFFVLGSNDPDSEEALYRAGRGAWDTFCGLCDPAPVTAKVPYGRTPLPVWLFRPDASGRARPTVILTNGSDGQNVDMWTYGVSAALDRGWNALVYEGPGQGRLIFIDQVVFTPRWENVVRALVDWLVARSDVDTRRIALTGLSMGGCLAPRAAAFERRIAALVAMPGCLEPWLGFPPELRTVLTPNKAETNAVWNKEIVPELSPADAATLKKRFEPFSAPAMLAARKGRMFTDFHTPADLVRSLTITDVVGRIKAPTLVLDYQDEQFYPGQAPQMYDKLRAPKDYVKLTAATGAQLHCSPMAPQQHCEVVFDWLGERLAGG; from the coding sequence ATGGAGAACGCAACGGCTGCCCCCGTGCCCGGACTCAGCCGGCGCAGCGCCTTGTCCGGGCTCGCCGGTGCGGCCGGGGCCCTGCTGGCCGCCGGATGCACGGCCGCGGACACCTCGTCGGGACACAGGCCGGTGGCCGGAGCGTCGGCCTCCGCGACGGCGGGCGCCCCGGCCCCCGGTGCGATGACGCTCTTCTCCGACCCGGAGTTCAATTTCAGCGGGCTCCTGGCGCTCGGCGCGGCCGGTCAGCGCAGCAGCGAGGTGGGCGAGGTGCTCACCGCCGTGAACGCGATCAACAAGGCCGGACTCTCCGCACAGACGTACGTCCAGACCTTCAGGAACCTCGGCGACGAACTGATGAAGGCGCCGGAGGGCAGCGGACCCGACCGGGAGACCCGGCGCTTCCGTGCCCTGCGGGCCTCGCAGTACTACGCCCAGGCGCTGTTCTTCGTCCTCGGTTCCAACGACCCCGACAGCGAGGAGGCGCTGTACAGGGCCGGGCGCGGTGCCTGGGACACCTTCTGCGGGCTGTGCGACCCGGCGCCGGTGACGGCGAAGGTCCCGTACGGGAGGACCCCGCTGCCCGTGTGGCTCTTCCGCCCGGACGCATCGGGACGAGCTCGCCCCACCGTGATCCTGACCAACGGCAGCGACGGACAGAACGTCGACATGTGGACGTACGGCGTGTCCGCCGCCCTGGACCGGGGGTGGAACGCCCTCGTGTACGAGGGACCGGGCCAGGGCCGGCTGATCTTCATCGACCAGGTGGTGTTCACCCCGCGCTGGGAGAACGTGGTCAGGGCGCTCGTCGACTGGCTGGTCGCCCGCTCCGACGTTGACACCCGCAGGATCGCCCTCACGGGGCTGAGCATGGGGGGCTGCCTGGCTCCCCGCGCGGCGGCCTTCGAGCGGCGGATCGCGGCGCTCGTGGCGATGCCCGGCTGTCTGGAGCCGTGGCTCGGCTTTCCCCCGGAGCTCCGGACGGTCCTCACCCCGAACAAGGCGGAGACCAACGCCGTCTGGAACAAGGAGATCGTGCCGGAGCTGTCCCCCGCCGACGCGGCCACGCTGAAGAAACGCTTCGAACCGTTCTCGGCACCGGCGATGCTGGCGGCCCGCAAGGGCAGGATGTTCACGGACTTCCACACTCCGGCCGACCTCGTCCGGTCGCTGACGATCACGGACGTCGTGGGCCGCATCAAGGCTCCCACCCTGGTCCTCGACTACCAGGACGAGCAGTTCTACCCGGGCCAGGCACCGCAGATGTACGACAAGCTGAGGGCACCCAAGGACTACGTCAAGCTCACGGCGGCGACGGGCGCCCAGCTGCACTGCTCACCGATGGCTCCGCAGCAGCACTGTGAGGTGGTGTTCGACTGGCTGGGGGAGAGGTTGGCGGGAGGCTAG
- a CDS encoding right-handed parallel beta-helix repeat-containing protein, which produces MQVRPVIACVSLLAGALALSGPTAQAAPTASTTLYVSPNGSDSAAGTQSAPTTLTSAISRIAPGGTIYVRGGTYKYSSTITIPQGANGTSSARTNLSAYPGEKPVLDFSGQTESSSNRGIQLNADYWHLYGLTVQHAGDNGIYVGGSNNVIERTVTAYNRDTGLQLGRISSSTPSSQWPSNNLIVSSESHDNKDSTGENADGFAAKLTTGTGNVFRYDVSHNNIDDGWDLYTKTDTGPIGPVTIEYSLSYNNGTLTDGTQNKNGDRNGYKLGGDGIAVDHVIRHDIAYRNGHHGFTYNSNPGTMAVSNNASIDNTQRNFSFDVGTSVFRNNTSCRFAVTGSNDKISGDADSSNQFWTGANGSRCSSYSGALGWSFASNGSLAVTFGGKVVTP; this is translated from the coding sequence ATGCAAGTGAGACCCGTCATCGCGTGTGTCAGCCTGCTGGCCGGCGCATTGGCGCTGTCCGGCCCCACGGCCCAGGCCGCGCCCACGGCGAGCACCACGCTCTACGTGTCGCCGAACGGCAGCGACAGCGCGGCCGGCACGCAGTCGGCCCCCACGACCCTCACCTCGGCGATCAGCCGCATCGCCCCTGGCGGAACCATCTACGTACGCGGCGGGACCTACAAGTACTCGTCGACGATCACCATCCCGCAGGGCGCCAACGGCACCTCGAGTGCCCGCACCAACCTGTCCGCCTACCCGGGCGAGAAGCCGGTGCTGGACTTCTCGGGGCAGACCGAGAGCTCGTCCAACCGGGGCATCCAGCTGAACGCCGACTACTGGCACCTGTACGGCCTGACCGTCCAGCACGCCGGTGACAACGGGATCTACGTCGGCGGCAGCAACAACGTCATCGAGCGCACTGTCACGGCGTACAACCGCGACACGGGGCTGCAGCTCGGCCGGATCTCGTCCAGCACCCCGAGCAGCCAGTGGCCGTCCAACAACCTGATCGTGAGCTCGGAGTCGCACGACAACAAGGACTCCACCGGCGAGAACGCCGACGGTTTCGCCGCGAAGCTCACCACCGGCACCGGGAACGTCTTCCGCTACGACGTCTCCCACAACAACATCGACGACGGCTGGGACCTCTACACCAAGACCGACACGGGTCCCATCGGCCCGGTGACCATCGAGTACTCCCTCTCGTACAACAACGGCACCCTCACCGACGGCACCCAGAACAAGAACGGCGACCGCAACGGCTACAAGCTCGGCGGCGACGGCATCGCGGTCGACCACGTGATCCGGCACGACATCGCCTACCGCAACGGCCATCACGGGTTCACCTACAACAGCAACCCCGGCACGATGGCCGTCTCGAACAACGCCAGCATCGACAACACCCAGCGCAACTTCTCGTTCGACGTCGGCACCTCGGTGTTCCGGAACAACACCTCGTGCCGGTTCGCCGTCACCGGCTCGAATGACAAGATCTCCGGCGACGCCGACAGCTCCAACCAGTTCTGGACCGGCGCCAACGGCTCCCGGTGCTCCTCGTACTCGGGCGCCCTGGGCTGGTCCTTCGCCTCCAACGGCTCCCTCGCGGTCACGTTCGGGGGCAAGGTCGTGACGCCGTAG
- a CDS encoding helix-turn-helix domain-containing protein translates to MLVDGDAGRLKGEADEPGWEVDPDDEWGVAVVATVGRQLKLRREAVGMRAADFGKAVGYGEDLVYKIEGGKRIPRPEYLDRADEVLGAGGLLSAMKEDVAKVRYPRKVRELAKLEAQAVEIGVYESISINGLLQTPDHARALFESWQPAYSPEEVDRLVAARVARHSVFERSPAPALSFVQEEATLRRPVGGTMVWRQQLERLLDVGRLRNVTLQVMPTSSDAHPGLNGRIEVLKFGDGTAVGRTDGAFNGRPISDPKQVRIIDLRYGTIRAQALPPRESLAFIEQLLGER, encoded by the coding sequence ATGCTCGTCGACGGTGACGCGGGTCGGCTCAAGGGGGAGGCCGACGAGCCGGGATGGGAGGTGGATCCGGACGACGAGTGGGGAGTGGCCGTCGTCGCCACCGTCGGGCGGCAGCTGAAGCTGCGGCGGGAGGCGGTGGGGATGCGGGCAGCCGACTTCGGGAAGGCCGTCGGGTACGGCGAGGACCTGGTCTACAAGATCGAGGGCGGGAAGCGGATCCCCCGCCCCGAGTACCTGGACAGGGCGGACGAGGTGCTGGGAGCGGGCGGGCTGCTCTCCGCGATGAAGGAGGACGTGGCCAAGGTCCGGTACCCGAGGAAGGTGCGGGAGCTGGCGAAGCTGGAGGCGCAGGCCGTCGAGATCGGGGTGTACGAGAGCATCAGCATCAACGGCCTGCTCCAGACGCCGGATCACGCACGAGCGCTGTTCGAGTCGTGGCAGCCTGCCTACTCGCCGGAGGAAGTGGACCGCCTGGTGGCTGCTCGTGTGGCGCGGCACTCCGTCTTCGAACGGTCGCCTGCCCCGGCGCTCAGTTTCGTCCAGGAAGAGGCGACGCTCCGCCGCCCGGTCGGAGGGACAATGGTGTGGCGCCAGCAGCTCGAACGCCTGCTGGACGTGGGGCGATTGCGCAACGTCACGCTTCAGGTGATGCCGACGAGCAGCGATGCTCATCCTGGCCTGAACGGAAGGATCGAAGTGCTCAAGTTCGGGGACGGCACGGCGGTGGGACGTACGGACGGTGCGTTCAACGGGCGACCGATCTCCGATCCGAAACAGGTCCGGATCATTGATCTGCGGTATGGCACCATCCGGGCGCAAGCTCTCCCCCCGAGGGAGTCGCTGGCTTTCATCGAGCAACTGCTGGGAGAGAGATGA
- a CDS encoding helix-turn-helix domain-containing protein codes for MGTHDPSVPPHAQSAVAANEPHSRANPRTLARRGAYGVIHDNARHTTRFTVIGNHLAQHPELSLVAIALAVHIQSLPSNAPVDIKTLAERFPEGRNRIAAGLRELEAHGYLRRVRERTSTGRIVTRTISCNQPKAPRHRKPAQAPVPVVSTDVVGPQNRNTPGECVAPADSATAEHTSRKKHPLPPVPQPASPSPALLQTATDLLAGLHHQDPRLLLSACDTVHLAPGVAAWLQRDVSPTAVRHALTTDLPPEGPRRPAALLAHRLTAQLPSPPPFRAPAARHPLQNCDGCDRAFHAPEPGARCRDCRPAASAHA; via the coding sequence ATGGGTACCCACGACCCTAGCGTGCCCCCGCACGCCCAGTCAGCCGTTGCCGCGAACGAACCCCACTCACGGGCGAACCCACGCACGCTTGCTCGCCGGGGCGCCTACGGCGTCATCCACGACAACGCCCGCCACACCACCCGCTTCACGGTGATCGGCAACCACCTCGCCCAGCACCCGGAGCTGTCGCTGGTCGCCATCGCGCTGGCCGTGCACATCCAGTCCCTGCCGAGCAACGCCCCCGTGGACATCAAGACGCTCGCCGAGCGTTTCCCGGAGGGCCGCAACCGCATCGCCGCCGGGCTGCGCGAGCTGGAGGCCCACGGCTACCTGCGCCGCGTACGTGAACGCACCTCCACCGGCCGGATCGTCACCCGCACGATCAGCTGCAACCAGCCGAAGGCACCGCGCCACCGGAAGCCCGCCCAGGCACCCGTTCCGGTCGTCTCCACGGACGTGGTGGGCCCGCAGAACCGCAACACTCCCGGTGAATGTGTCGCACCTGCGGACTCGGCCACCGCGGAACACACCTCCCGCAAGAAGCACCCCCTCCCGCCCGTCCCCCAGCCGGCGTCCCCCTCCCCCGCTCTCCTCCAGACGGCCACCGACCTCCTCGCCGGCCTGCACCACCAGGACCCCCGCCTGCTGCTCAGCGCCTGCGACACGGTTCACCTCGCCCCCGGCGTCGCCGCCTGGCTGCAACGCGACGTGTCCCCGACCGCCGTACGCCACGCCCTGACCACCGACCTCCCACCCGAGGGCCCGCGCCGCCCGGCCGCCCTCCTGGCCCACCGCCTCACGGCCCAGCTGCCGTCCCCGCCCCCGTTCCGCGCGCCTGCCGCCCGCCATCCTCTCCAGAACTGCGACGGCTGCGACCGCGCCTTCCACGCACCCGAGCCAGGAGCACGCTGCCGCGACTGCCGCCCTGCAGCCTCCGCCCACGCATGA